ttactccgcaatgcccttgaccctcgaatcaatctccaaatgccccgaatctagccactaGCAGTGCGATATAATTAATGTAGGCTCAAAccggcccccggacccacgtctcgaaatccgacaaaagtcacaaaatatgaacacccatccactcacgagtccgaccatacaagaattactcgaatacaacctcaaatcaccttccaaaactcgaaattttagcctatgaaatttctaccattttttcccaaatttataactcaaatccctaattaaatgatgaaaatagcaatagattcctGAAATATAGTCCAACcagagttagaatcacttactccaataattcttttaaataaaccTCAAAATattgcctcacaccgagctctcaaagtcccaaaatctaAATGGGAATCAACCCTCGAAGTTCCATTTTCTACCCAGTTCTTCTGCACCTGCGGACATTcagtcgcatctgcgatgccacacctgcgaaaattccatcgcaggtgcggttcccacTTAAGCTCCAAGACTACGCATCTGCGCTCACTCATTCGCACCTGCGGGCCctacccgcttctgcgatccttccCACTCAGGCCTTCTTCTGCATCTGCGCCTCCCCTTCCGCATCTGCAGTTTCGCAGATGCGCTCCTAACCTCGCATCTGCGCTTCGAGTACAACCCATCCTTGCCTGCATCTACGTCCTCCTCTTCGCTTCTtcggggccgcacctgcgggctcccACCGTAGGTGCGAAATACTAGAACACTAGAAAAAAACCGGCAATGTCGAAGTCCAAATTTCCTTCCGACGGGCATAAacacccccgaggcccccgggacctcaaccaaacataccaacaagtcatataaccccatgaGAACTTAAccaaaccttcaaatcactcaaaaaaatatcaaaacaccaattacacccggattcaagcctaaaaaacttctaaacttttaaattccacaaatgacgtcgaaacctaccaaaccacgtcggATTggcctcatattttgcacacaagtcatattcaacattacggacctattccaacttccggaatcggtatccgatcccgatatcaaaaagtcaatcccccgatcaaacttcccaaaattcgactttcgccatttcaaacctaaattagctacaggcctcaaattcacagtccggtcACGTttcgaagtccaaaatcacccaacggagctaacgaaaccgacaaaactccattccggagtcgtcttcatataatTTTGACTACGATCAAATATTCTGAGACTtaacttccgttttagggactaagtgtcccaaaatcctccgaaaccaaaaataagacctcccgacaagtcacattagcagaaatagatacggaAAAGATAGTAAATAGGGGGTCGGAGCTAATACACTCTAAACGACCTGCCGAGTCATTACATGAGTACTCccatttctagttcaattatcTCTAAAAATGAGGACGCATGTAAGCAACTCAAGATTAATGGCGGTAAATAAGTGGGTTAGGTCAAACTTGAAACGGGTTAAAAATAGATTGAACACAAATGATCTAAAATCTTATTATCCAAACATATTTGAGGTGAATGTAAAATGAGTTGAGTCACAAATGGGCGGGTTGAGTCATTTAGTGGTGATGACATGTAACTAAACAAAACCAAAATCATGCTTCAAGACAGTAAATGATAATAAAATCTAATAAGATATCATAGATATACTGATAATATTAGAACTAATTAAAATGAGGAATACTCAAATTGCACCCCTAAGACTAGTGATACGATGTCATGGGCTACTTAAGAATATAATACAATGTTATCTCAGCATACATCATTGGTTGAATagaaataatattaataaaacaAAGATAGATGAAGACTCCAAGGTACTACGGATCAAAGAAAAATAGCTCACTCTCAAATCTCCAAGTAAAATAGCTCCAGTAGTGCAGGGTCAATATctgaataaaaatatgtaaaaatataGTATGAGGACAACAACACATAACCGTAACTGTCATTGATAGTCCTCAACAAAGAAGTGCGGATTGTCAAAATACCCACTTTAAAAACCTGTGTAGTTTATGTACATAACATCATTAGAAAGAATGCAcataaataacataataagaTATGCTTAGATACAAAATTTATAACAAATTGACAATAATCAAATATCACTAATGTAAGAAGTAATTTGTTATTCATGTGGGGAATGTGAGTCTTTCCCACATCGGTGGCCTAATAAAGCTATTTTATGGGCCTTTTATGTTCTTGTCCACTTTAATATAAGTATTTGCACATACACTTAATAGTGTATATTCTTAATCAAATATATAAAGTGGACATGAACATAAAAGGCCCATAAAGTAGCTTTAGGCCACCGATGTGGGAAAGAACTACATTCCCCACATGAATAATAAACTACTTCTTACAATCCCCCActagtttgttatattttttataaaatcacGCATACCAAAAAGTATCTTGTTTAGATTTGAACTTTCCATTAGTGTAAACACCTTAATGTTCTAACAAAGTTATTGGCATCTTAAAGATTTTAACCACAACTCCTTGTGCCAAAACCGAAAATATCACACGCATGATATTATTTTAGTAACTCAAAAAATCCACTATATGCTTTAGCACATTTACGGCCCTATGCTCATCATGATTTCATGAATACATACAAGATCAACCCTTTAAATCTTGCTTGAAGCGGTACCACTTCAGTATTCGTATAGGTAAAATTAGATACAATGTCCCTGTTACTATAGATATTTACTAATTTTATTAAGATTTAACTCAACCTCTTCAATTCGTGTAACAATTTACACTATGAAGTTTGTTATTTTGTCCCTGTTATTTCAGGCATTTAACAACTTATTGactccacacataacaatatgtAGTACATTTTAATTAAGGCTTTGAAAGGAGATTATTTCTTAAACAACACAAAGCAACTTGTTATTATCTCATTGAACTTATTTTGTTAGAGTGTATACTAACTCATAGTTGGGTTCCCATTGCTTGTGTTTAATTCAAGGGTTTTGACCCCATTCTTTCATAAGTTTGTTGTACTACATCTCTTGTCAATGCTTTGGTAAGTGGATCAGTCAAATTCTTATTTGATCTCACATATACAATAGCTATAGTCCCATTTATGACCAATTCTCTTATATAAGCATGCCTCAAGCTTATATGTCTTGATTTtccattatatattttattgtgagccacacacatggtggtctCACTATCAAAAAATACATAAATGGCTGGCATAGGTTGTGGCCACAACATAATATCTAATAACATGTTCTTCAATCATTCTGCTTCTTTCCCAGCAGCTGCTAGTGCTATGGATTCAGATTCCATAATAAAATGAGAAATACAAGTTTATTTCTTGGATGCCCAACTAATGACACCACCTCCCAGAGTAAATATCCATCCCAAAGTGGATTTATTATCATTAACACTAGTAATCCAACTTGCATCAGAATATCCTTCTAAAACAGTAGAAAAACCATTATAGCAAATGCCCAAATGTTTAGTATAGTTTAAATATCCAAGTACTCTAGTTATTGCTTTCCAATGATTATTACTTGGATTACTAGTAAACCTTGAAAGCTTACAAACAACAAATGCTAATTGGGATACTGCTCTTTCAGTGTTCTCAGTTAGTTTGATACTAGAGTCATAAGGAGTATTGAACTCCTTTATGCCTAAATGATTGAACTTAGCAAGGATTTTATCAATATAATGTGATTGTGATAAAGTCTTTATTTTGTTATCTCTTTTGACCTTTATGCCCAAAATAGTATCTACTTCATTTAAGTCTTTCATTCTAAAGACTAAAGTTAGATACTTCTTGGTTTCAGAAATATCAAGCATATTTATATCAAAtataagcatatcatcaacatatagacaAAAGATAACTCCGTATTCTTTTGTGAACATGGAATAAATACATTTGTCAACATGATTATGTATGAATCTATTTGATAGTACTGCACTATCAAATCTTTCATACCATTATTTAGGTACTTGTTTCAAACCATAAAgagactttatcaacttacaaACTTCTTCTCATTTCCTGGAAGAATAAATCCTTCAAGTTGTTGCATATAAATCTCTTCACTAAGGTTTTCATTTATGAAGGCCGTTTTAATATCCATTTGATGCACATACAAGTTATATATAGAAGATAATGATAAAAGTACTCTAATGGATGTTATTCTTACTACATGAgcatatgtatcaaaataatctatGCCTTCTTTTTGAGTGAAATCTTTTGCAACTAATCTTGCCTTGAAGGTTTGGATAGAATCGTCTGTATTATACTTTCTTCTAAAGACCATTTGCAACCTGTGGGTTTTGATCCAGTTGGAAGATCAACTAAAACCCAAGTATTATTGGACATTATAAAATCTATTTCGTCATTAATATCCTCATTCCAAAAGGCAGTATCTCTAGAGGCCATAACCTCTTTAAATATTTTCgggtcttcttcaacatttaatAAGGTCGGAATTTGACTACAGATATTTTTTCTATCTCCTTCAACAAGAAAAAACTAAAGATTGTGAAGAGATAAAATCGGAACCAAGacacttttcttttcttattttttgacTCTTTCTTGGTTCTATTTGAATATTATCACTTTTCTCTTTACTTGTAGTAGTTTCAGAATGTGATAATCTATATGCATTAACATCACTTTCATTTGGTTCAGTCACTTTCTCATCAATACTATCATGTATAaaattattttcaatgaaatCAACATGAATGGATTCTATTATAACATTAGATTCTATATCCAATAGTCTGTATGCCTTTGAATTTTGTGCATATCCAACAAAAATACTTTTATTTCCTCTGGGACCTAGCTTGGTTCTTTAATGATCATGAACCCTATAGAATGATATACACCCCATACTTTAAAATAATCTAAATTTGATTTTCTACCATTCCAACGCTCATATGGTAAAACATTTATACTTTTTGAAGGCACCCTATTTAATATGAGACAAGCTGTTAAAAGTGTTTCACCCCATAAATTATGTGATAAATGTGCATTCATTAACATAACATTAACTATATCAACTaaagttctattttttctttcagccaaACCATTTTATTGTGGTATATAAGTGTCACGACCTCAAtctccctctgtaggatgtcgtgatggcacctagtctctacgactaggtaagcctagcataCATGAAGAATTTAATGGAAATAGAAATAAAAATTCTAATTTAAAACACATAGCTATCATAAAAAGGACCCTGCAATACAATTGAACATAACACCCAAAATCTGGTAATAccgagtcacaagctctacacgAGTATACTGAAATATCCCTATACAATAATATCTATAAAGGGAGAATGAAATAGaaactagatagagggtgactatAAGACATGCGAACgccagcaggtataccttgaagtctccgatccAAGCTCGACTCTCTGATGCCTAGGCTGGCAtgaaatacctagatctgcacaagaaaatatgcagaagcgtagtatgagtatacgacaatggtacccagtaagtattaagcctaaccccagtagagtagtgacaaggtcaggtcaagacacctaatggaataaataaataaaactaaacaTGTATAGTATAGTATGATAATGAAAATAATGGAAGTGATGCAAGGAAGAAATATAATAAGAATAGCTACACTGAGATTAAGGAAATTAAGACATCACGGAAGAAACACATAATAAGCATGCCAAGAAAATGATGCAAACAAAATACAAGTGATGTGAAtgaaaggtatcaacaagaatcactactgaggtaccgcctcgtagtctcatttCACAAATCGAATCATAACTTTTCCTTATAGCACCGCGGGTGTAATGACACGagcggtcattttgagctctagtacaTCATTCATCGGTTTGAGGCATTGAGTAGCTTTACTTTAGGTATAATGACTTGcacgtatggtcagaattaaatttcgggaagttcagagttgattcggaatgaatattctcatttcggaagcttaagttgaaaggattgactaaggtttgacttttaagtaaacgacctcagaatcaggatttaaaagttccaacaggtttgtatgatgatttttgacttggacatatgtccggattgggttttggatgacccggaaatgtttcagcgcttattgtggaaagttggcattttggaagagtttcataaatttgggttgaagtgtattttaatgttatctaTATCCGTTTAGAATTCCGAGCCTggaaatagcttcgtatggtaattatGGTTTTAGGAGATgttcggatgtggatttggaggtccgtaggtcatttcggggtcatttggcgaaagttggaaattggataatttttgggaagtttgaccgaaagtggactttttgatatcggggtcggattttgattctggaagtgggagtagttccgtaatgtcaattatgacttgtgagcaaaatttaaggtcaatcggacttgatttgatgtgttccggtacaagttatagaatttggaaatttagaaattataagtttgattcgaggcatgattcatgattttgatgttgtttgacgtggtttaaggcttcgaataagttcgtattgtattttgggacatgttggtatatttgattatggtcttgagggcctcgggtgaatttcggatggttaacggattgaatttggcctTATGAAAATGCTGAAGTTGCTGTCATCTGGTATAagcgcacctgcgaggttttggccgtagGTGCGGGTTCGCAAAAGTGGCCcaggggtcgcagaagcggaacagGTCAGCTAGgggaaggaccgcaggtgcggagttttggccgcatctgcgcaagcACAGAAGCGAAGCGTTGGGTGCAGAAGCGGAAGAAGGCGCAGGAGCGGAAAGGGGCTCGCACATGCGATGTCGTAGAAGCGGGGAATgttttcgcaggtgcgaggcaTCGTGTTTGGGTGATTTTTTTGCAGAAGCGGTGGCGTGGTCGTAGAAGCGATGCCACAGGTGGGGCTACtgtcccgcaggtgcgaaaatatcgCTTGGCAGAATTGTTTTAAGAGCGGGATttggctcttcttctctcatttttcacttggttggggcgatttttgagagcttcaaggagggattttcatcaagcaacacgaCATAAGTGATTCCCATcaattacaagttaaatacatggattctataaggatttaaacatggaaattagtaggaatttgagatttttggtagaaaatctaaaaattgatatttttagattttgaccacgaaattggacatggaattgggaataaatcatatatttgagttcatagtgttatgggtaatgatcATCTTcggaaatttttggaatccgggtatGTTGACCCGAGGGTGACTTTATCGATTTTctgagcggagttggaaattgttaaaattgatttattatgagcattagagtatatatttatggatttgcacattaaTTTACTAGTTTTGGAGTGACAGGTATCGGTTTagggtgttagagtggcgttggagctggttatggaacttcggagcgaggtaagtctcttttctaacattgtaagagagaattaaccccataggtgaattgctttaatatg
This DNA window, taken from Nicotiana tabacum cultivar K326 chromosome 15, ASM71507v2, whole genome shotgun sequence, encodes the following:
- the LOC142169599 gene encoding secreted RxLR effector protein 161-like → MLDISETKKYLTLVFRMKDLNEVDTILGIKVKRDNKIKTLSQSHYIDKILAKFNHLGIKEFNTPYDSSIKLTENTERAVSQLAFVVCKLSRFTSNPSNNHWKAITRVLGYLNYTKHLGICYNGFSTVLEGYSDASWITSVNDNKSTLGWIFTLGGGVISWASKK